The window CTTTGCAGCCGGGTCATGAAGTGGTCGGTGGCGGACACCCCGGCCGGCCGTTGCGCCCGCAGCAGGTCGGCGGTGATCCGCGAGTTGGCCTGGATCCACGCGGCCAGGCCTTCCTCGCCGTGTTCTCCGAGGATGAACTCCTCGGCGGCGGCCTGAGCTTCGAAGAACCGCTGCCGCCACAGGTCGACCTTCTCGGCCGGGTCGAGGGGCGACGGTTCACCGGTCATCGTCGGTGTCCCTGCCGGCGGCGGCGTCAAGTTCGGCGAAGACCTCCTGGGCGACCCGCAGCCCGTTGTTGGCGACCGGCCAGCCGCCGTAGTAGGCCAGCTGGATGATGACTTCGATGATCTTCTCCCGCGACATTCCGAGGTGCAGGGCGGCGCCGATGTGCCCGCGCAGCTCCCAGTCGGTGCGCGCCAGGGTGACCGCGCTCAGCGCGACCAGTTCGCGTTCCTCGACGCTCAGGTGCGGGCGGGTCCAGATCTCAC is drawn from Micromonospora sp. Llam0 and contains these coding sequences:
- a CDS encoding carboxymuconolactone decarboxylase family protein, with translation MDQPAARRDRGEAMFQQVFGREPRPGSYPEFLQITVDHLFGEIWTRPHLSVEERELVALSAVTLARTDWELRGHIGAALHLGMSREKIIEVIIQLAYYGGWPVANNGLRVAQEVFAELDAAAGRDTDDDR